GATTTCCACCTCTTTGAATCCAGATGAACTCGATATACTCAAAAGGATGGGATCGATTAGGACTTTCATCCCTTCACCGGCATCATTAAAAAATTACAGTGATGTTTTTGAACGGATGCCCTTTGGAAGGTTTGTTTTCAACTCTGTTCTTATTGTTTCTTCAACAGTACTGGCAGGATTGTTGGTGAACAGCATGATGGCTTTTGGACTTGCGAGGTTCACATTCAGAGGGCGAGGCTTGCTGGTATCTATTATTGTAGCTTTGATGATAATTCCCTTTGAAACGATAGCTGTACCTTTGTTACTCATGACGAACAAATTTGGATGGCTCGACAGTTATCACGTTCAGATTATACCTTTTATCGCGAATCCGTTTTACATTTTCCTTTTTTATCAATTCTTTTTAAGTTTCCCAAAGGCTCTTGAGGAAGCTGCATTGATAGATGGAGCAAGCTGGTTTAAGATATACTGGAAAATTGCCCTACCTCTCTCAAAACCGGTTCTGTCGAGTGTCGCAATTCTGCACTTTCTTACACAGTGGGGGTTTTTCCTCTGGCCTTTGATGGTTACGAGAGGTTTCGAATACAGACCCCTACCTGTTGCAATGCAGGTGTTCTTTGGACAGTATCCCCGGGATTGGGGAGACATAATGGCTTTTGCAACGATGATGACTGCACCAGTTTTGATACTTTTTGTGATTCTTCAAGGGCAGTACGTCAAGAGTGTCTCTCAGACAGGGATAAAATGAATTCTACGAGTGGTGATGTGATGAAGAAAGTAGTTATAGTAGGTGAGTTGTTGATCGATATGATTTCTGAAGAATATGTTGATGACCTTTCAGAGGCCAGAGTGTTCAGAAGGTACTTTGCAGGCTCTCCTGGAAACCTTGCAGTCAATCTCAAGAGTCTAAACATTGAGCCGGTACTGCTGGCTTCTGTCGGAAACGACTCCTTCGGTAAGGGATATCTTCGGTGGTTGAAGGAGAAAAACATAGATACTTCCTTCATTAGAATAGCCGATCAACCAACCAGCATAGTTATCATTTCAAAATCTAAGGATACACCACAATTCATACCGATCAGAGGTGCTGATTATCTACTGGAGCTACCTGAAGATCCTGATAGTTTGTTCATGAAAGTGGCTTTTTTGCACCTCACGAGCTGGCCTTTATCTATGAAGCCTGCCCGCGAAACGGCGAAAATTCTATTGAAAATGGCTGCAAAAAAGGATGTTAAGATCTGTCTCGATCCTAACTTCAGAGAACTCCTCTGGGAGAAAGGGCACGACGGACGAGCCTTTCTGAAAGAGATAATGAAAAGTGTTTATTTAGCCAAACCTTCCCTGGACGACTCATTTCACATCTTTGGGAAAGGATCTCCAGAAAGATATGTCGAACTATTCCACAGCTATGGTGTGGAGAACGTGGTCCTAACCCTTGGTGCTGAAGGAGTCCTGATTTCCAACGGCAGGACTTCAATGCATATACCAGCGTTCGCTAAAAACGTTGTGGATACCACAGGTGCCGGTGATGCTTTCTGGAGTGGACTGTATTATGGCCTGCTTCAGGGATTTGATGTTTTTGATGCAGCTAAGCTTGGTAACGCTGCGGCCGCATTCAGAATAGAGCATGAAGACAAATCCGTTCCATTACCTGAGTTTTCTCAACTAAAAATAATCGCAGAAATGGGGATGACATCGTGAAAATCGCCTTCTTAAATCCTCAAGGAAATTTTGACTCCCTGGATAGTCACTGGACAGATCATCCGGATTTCGGTGGACAGCTCGTCTATGTTAAAGAGCTTGCCATTGCCATGGCATCTTTGGGTATTGATGTTGATATCATTACCCGCAGGATAGTCGATGAGGAATGGCCTGAATTTTCCGAGAGCTTCGATTCTTACCCGGGTGTTGGCGGTGTGAGGATTGTACGAATGGAATTTGGTGGTTTGAAATTCCTGCCGAAAGAAAAGCTATGGAAACATCTGAAAGACTATGTTGTTGAAATTGAGAAACTTTACGAGAAAGAAGGAGAGTTCCCATCTTTCGTAACTGCTCATTACGGTGATGGGGGAATCGCGGCAGCTATTTTGAACTTTAAAAGAGATATTCCATTCTCTTTCACAGCCCACTCCCTCGGTGCTCAAAAAATGGA
This genomic interval from Kosmotoga pacifica contains the following:
- a CDS encoding carbohydrate ABC transporter permease, with the protein product MTAERSRKKLELIDKSVSYTLMILLALFFLFPLIYMISTSLNPDELDILKRMGSIRTFIPSPASLKNYSDVFERMPFGRFVFNSVLIVSSTVLAGLLVNSMMAFGLARFTFRGRGLLVSIIVALMIIPFETIAVPLLLMTNKFGWLDSYHVQIIPFIANPFYIFLFYQFFLSFPKALEEAALIDGASWFKIYWKIALPLSKPVLSSVAILHFLTQWGFFLWPLMVTRGFEYRPLPVAMQVFFGQYPRDWGDIMAFATMMTAPVLILFVILQGQYVKSVSQTGIK
- a CDS encoding carbohydrate kinase family protein gives rise to the protein MKKVVIVGELLIDMISEEYVDDLSEARVFRRYFAGSPGNLAVNLKSLNIEPVLLASVGNDSFGKGYLRWLKEKNIDTSFIRIADQPTSIVIISKSKDTPQFIPIRGADYLLELPEDPDSLFMKVAFLHLTSWPLSMKPARETAKILLKMAAKKDVKICLDPNFRELLWEKGHDGRAFLKEIMKSVYLAKPSLDDSFHIFGKGSPERYVELFHSYGVENVVLTLGAEGVLISNGRTSMHIPAFAKNVVDTTGAGDAFWSGLYYGLLQGFDVFDAAKLGNAAAAFRIEHEDKSVPLPEFSQLKIIAEMGMTS